One Drechmeria coniospora strain ARSEF 6962 chromosome 01, whole genome shotgun sequence genomic region harbors:
- a CDS encoding CenpB-DNA-bind-domain-containing protein — MNPSSDNISNMDHDAQSAQSSGYESDNWVTISPYSQSPYANSPMNEYSGFGFMPHGLPSDSIQRMPPPGMAPHPSHHQPHQLIQPAPPSIAPHQLPILRTTWPSQLTNPTPTTSAGGYSAVSMPMTPVSGGAPPTFVPLSSTAPLATSSNGKSGEGLKMVKSLKIIEKIPRKTLSAEQKQAMCQYHDENPGVRQADIGAKFGVERSTVSKVLRYRNQHLKREQEAANAFKRGKTRQTDFDRTLSSYIRRQRKRGLDITDDEIMEQAKLYARAGGYHESLLGTLTSGWLQKFKQKHKVGLGRPLRRASGTHIPDSARLSTTLPTLIKSATHSVVAPASPTQPISPLSGDRSDEDLHKETLEFELTYSAQASQSNNELSGDMRDCCATFSAGTVSPAASFHFSPNPATGDTFAVDNSLQLHVADGSHFHHRERRSHTFPSIDVNFLNQEQPVAEEPVTPRHPPAATSPSSTAVPSPGIDNCMGPIVCTALNSPPSLQRTSSNSSITDPVLGSPAESSPASPTQEEARQAASTLLNYIRRMGSLGHFDQGEYMAVVQLTKKLQIHQSQSSQPSIEDILTSAEAAMEVRCV, encoded by the exons ATGAATCCAAGCAGCGACAACATTTCGAACATGGATCATGACGCCCAATCGGCGCAGAGCAGCGGCTACGAGAGCGACAACTGGGTCACCATTAGCCCATACAGTCAGAGTCCATATGCCAACAGTCCTATGAACGAGTATTCCGGGTTCGGATTCATGCCTCACGGTTTGCCGTCCGACTCTATCCAACGAATGCCCCCTCCAGGAATGGCACCGCATCCGAGTCACCACCAGCCACACCAGCTGATACAgccagcgccgccgtccattgCCCCCCATCAGCTTCCAATTCTGAGAACGACGTGGCCAAGCCAGCTGACGAACCCGACGCCAACGACCTCAGCAGGTGGCTACTCGGCAGTGTCCATGCCCATGACACCCGTTTCTGGTGGTGCACCCCCGACATTTGTGCCCCTATCGTCCACAGCGCCGCTTGCGACATCTTCCAACGGTAAATCCGGAGAGGGGttgaagatggtgaagagTTTGAAGATAATCGAGAAGATTCCGAGGAAGACGTTGAGCGCGGAGCAGAAACAAGCCATGTGCCAGTACCATGACGAGAATCCGGGTGTAAGGCAGGCAGACATCGGTGCAAAGTTCGGCGTGGAGCGAAG CACCGTCTCCAAGGTGTTGCGGTACAGGAATCAGCACCTGAAACGGGAGCAAGAGGCGGCGAATGCTTTTAAACGCGGCAAGACCAGGCAAACAGACTTCGACAGAACCCTCAGCAGCTATATTCGAAGACAGCGGAAGCGTGGATTGGACATCACAGACGACGAGATCATGGAACAAGCCAAGTTGTATGCCCGAGCTGGCGGATATCACGAGAGTCTGCTGGGCACTCTGACCAGCGGCTGGCTCCAAAAGTTTAAACAAAAACACAAAGTCGGCTTAGGCAGGCCCTTGAGGCGCGCATCGGGAACACACATTCCTGACAGCGCGAGACTGTCGACGACACTTCCCACCCTCATCAAGTCAGCGACGCATAGCGTCGTCGCCCCAGCGTCGCCCACGCAACCGATCTCGCCCCTGTCGGGGGATCGGAGCGACGAGGATCTCCACAAGGAAACTCTTGAGTTTGAATTAACATACAGCGCCCAGGCGTCCCAGTCGAACAATGAGCTCTCTGGCGATATGCGAGACTGCTGTGCAACCTTCTCGGCCGGTACAGTCAGCCCGGCAGCCTCCTTTCACTTCTCCCCTAACCCGGCCACTGGCGACACATTTGCCGTTGACAACTCTTTGCAACTTCACGTTGCTGATGGTTCCCACTTCCACCACCGCGAGAGGAGGAGCCACACGTTCCCATCCATTGATGTCAACTTTCTTAATCAAGAGCAGCCGGTAGCAGAAGAGCCGGTAACACCCCGGCACCCGCCTGCTGCCACTTCACCTTCCTCTACTGCGGTTCCTTCTCCCGGAATCGACAACTGCATGGGTCCCATTGTCTGCACAGCGCTAAACTCTCCACCTTCTCTCCAACGTACTAGCAGCAATTCCAGCATCACTGATCCCGTATTAGGTTCACCGGCAGAATCATCGCCCGCATCTCCTACGCAAGAAGAGGCACGACAGGCGGCCAGCACACTACTTAACTACATACGGAGGATGGGATCTCTTGGACATTTTGACCAGGGCGAATACATGGCTGTTGTACAGCTGACCAAGAAATTGCAAATACACCAGAGCCAAAGCTCCCAGCCATCGATTGAAGACATACTGACATCTGCTGAAGCAGCCATGGAAGTGCGATGTGTGTGA
- a CDS encoding Alkbh6 protein, with the protein MLDIHGPGPTATTPSTSLHRNPPAFVTTTTYRTSPAQRPGLLEQPTADSPHPSVAAGSVMASSLPPSLEQARIQGLPSTAYYIPNFISEEEEDSILAKDGAAYWPVVCTVSLGASLCLNLHRTRDDGALDPTPAWRILQEPRSLLITTECLYTDYLHGIADIDEDVNLSAEGGVVNWPLLRDPDAHADGRNVRKLRTSLTFRDVVKVSTMGTKLPMLAR; encoded by the exons ATGCTCGA CATCCACGGACCGGGgcccacggcgacgacaccctcgacgtcgctgCACCGCAACCCACCGGCCTTTGTTACCACAACTACGTACCGAACGAGTCCGGCACAGCGCCCAGGTCTACTCGAacagccgacggcggacagTCCTCACCCCTCGGTTGCCGCCGGGTCGGTCAtggcctcctccctcccaccATCTCTCGAGCAGGCAAGAATCCAAGGCCTTCCTTCGACGGCCTACTACATACCCAATTTCATcagcgaggaagaggaagactCCATCCTGGCAAAG GACGGCGCGGCGTACTGGCCAGTTGTCTGCACCGTCAGTCTAGGCGCCAGTCTCTGCCTGAATCTGCATCGTACAAGAGACGATGGTGCCCTCGACCCGACGCCGGCTTGGCGAATTCTCCAAGAACCCCGTAGTCTTCTCATCACGACGGAATGTCTCTATACCGATTACCTCcacggcatcgccgacatTGACGAGGACGTCAACCTGTCGGCAGAGGGGGGCGTGGTCAACTGGCCATTGCTTCGCGATCCCGATGCGCACGCAGATGGTCGCAACGTTCGCAAACTTCGAACGAGCCTGACCTTCCGAGACGTTGTCAAGGTGTCGACAATGGGAACCAAGTTGCCCATGCTGGCCAGGTGA
- a CDS encoding developmentally regulated GTP-binding protein 1, translating to MSTTVEKVCCPDTRPRRCRHERERVEADNGDSADQSNRGGGAYHEEAETTPLPFGRRFFRDRVSNSEGGSQMAKTQKNKATSYHLGQLKAKLAKLKRELLTPSSGGGGGGAGFDVARTGVASIGFIGFPSVGKSTLMSRLTGQHSEAAAYEFTTLTSVPGQLIYNGLGASPGAPLQVIDLPGIIEGAKDGRGRGRQVIAVAKTCHLIFIVLDVNKPLTDKRVIESELEGFGIRINKEPPNITFKKKDKGGLNITNTVPLTHIDNDEIKAVMSEYRINSADITIRCDATVDDLIDILEAKSRSYIPVVYCLNKIDSISIEELDLLYRIPNAVPISSEHGWNIDELMECMWDKLSLKRVYTKPKGKQPDYSSPVVLRATRCTVEDFCNAIHRTIVEQFKTAIVYGKSVKHQPQRVGLGHELEDEDVGEYLRKPSASAERVGEAVQPAGTAARTRVLAAIGTWT from the exons ATGTCGACAACGGTGGAAAAGGTATGCTGCCCCGATACCCGTCCACGGCGGTGTCGGCACGAGCGAGAAAGAGTCGAGGCTGACAATGGCGATTCGGCAGATCAAAGCaatcgaggaggaggtgcgTACCACGAAGAAGCCGAGACGACCCCCCTCCCGTTCGGACGACGCTTCTTCCGCGACCGAGTTTCTAACAGCGAGGGTGGATCGCAGATGGCCAAGACGCAAAAGAACAAGGCCACCTCCTACCACCTGGGTCAGCTCAAGGCCAAGCTGGCCAAGCTGAAGCGCGAGCTGCTGACGcccagcagcggcggcggcggcggcggtgctggtTTTGACGTGGCGAGGACCGGCGTCGCCAGCATCGGCTTCATCGGCTTTCCGTCGGTTGGCAAGAGCACGTTGATGAGTCGGTTGACCGGGCAGCAttccgaggcggcggcgtacgaGTTTACGACCTTGACGAGCGTACCAGGACAGCTCATATACAACG GCCTTGGCGCGTCTCCAGGCGCTCCTCTTCAGGTCATCGACTTGCCAGGAATCATCGAGGGTGCCAAGGATGGCCggggtcgaggtcggcagGTCATTGCCGTCGCGAAGACGTGTCATCTCatcttcatcgtcctcgacgtgaACAAGCCCCTGACGGATAAGAGAGTCATCGAGTCGGAACTGGAGGGATTCGGCATCCGCATCAACAAGGAGCCGCCCAACATCACGTTCAAGAAGAAGGACAAGGGTGGACTCAACATCACGAACACGGTGCCTCTGACGCACATCGACAACGATGAGATCAAGGCCGTCATGAGCGAGTACCGCATCAACTCGGCCGACATCACGATACGCTGCGatgccaccgtcgacgacctgatCGATATCCTGGAAGCCAAGAGCCGCAG CTACATCCCCGTCGTGTACTGCCTCAACAAGATCGACTCCATCAGCATCGAGGAGCTGGATCTCCTGTATCGCATCCCCAACGCCGTCCCCATCAGCTCCGAGCACGGCTGGAACATTGACGAGCTCATGGAGTGCATGTGGGACAAGCTCAGCTTGAAGCGCGTCTACACAAAGCCCAAGGGCAAGCAGCCCGACTATTCATCACCCGTCGTGCTTCGGGCCACGAGGTGCACCGTCGAAGATTTC TGCAACGCCATCCACCGGACCATTGTGGAGCAGTTCAAGACGGCCATCGTGTACGGCAAGTCGGTCAAGCATCAGCCTCAACGAGTCGGTTTGGGACACGAgctggaggacgaggacgtggGTGAGTACCTCCGCAAGCCCTCCGCAAGCGCCGAGCGAGTGGGTGAGGCTGTGCAACCGGCGGGGACGGCAGCACGAACCAGGGTTCTCGCTGCCATCGGCACATGGACTTGA
- a CDS encoding hypothetical protein (related to nasopharyngeal carcinoma susceptibility protein LZ16), translated as MDAQNAAESTQTRPAGAPSPRQRRSSGPDQKASSPTHLKAPWPKSASYNAAASPSAHDGSPTSHPDDHADDRDSDAETIVLPGKHARSPSKARKVRQEDKSESDAEAGKRRKPSQIPISDDADPSNGSNEGDAKAPVSAGAPGSNLNVNKKKQQQQQQQQHRLSASGSAALEKDRRPRGKDAGAASASLSSAPASPSQTPHQNHHRQERQERQERQEQQEPPQRQQQVHRRHRSDVGLSSLSDSDQHSSHKASSKSFLRDKLKPGERPLPHKRKAPKTESDDEADARKPSRQRTTSAGLDVDGRRPSKTPLKAPPDSRARSISPQNRHRRRSTSTHLPPNSSNSIYHKKKQLPPPLQSVSYHSDSSDSESLQPRTSKLRNLATSTAADSAISPAKMAPHKKHLDAHGQTLLARACARAEYDNAKKRLHERPEDLNVADYAGNTPLQIAAINGCEDIVKLLIDAGCNLDCVNYDKDTPLLDAVDNGHLGVINLLLAAGVNPRKANVNGEEPLDRVTDETENANEIRTVLLEARKRAGDRRGRTSEDRNSHHDNLDAHAPDSPRRSPTGTAALSTGRRAGTVRSTKTRNDLLYMPLDDKTLRQAAGRGDEETVARILQVKEKFDDPETMVAAARGGHDLVLQLLLGLGNANADPSPVPSLTPELATPMLAAIGQENIKVIELLLEQQGFDPTRRFKGETYYEIARRRGGPNGHEEEQKLKNAYDEYKRSHRDTLKLKSPGGRLERERERESRRDDGKDVSRPLKRNHSSPTLEVDPKKKLASASKLTSPREKKRSNSLANRGEDDHPKRVVERVRKDAANVSDREVSPARPHKPKAVRAESDLTALSSEGEAAKPRRKLVSKGELSRERDKQKRAFKDPSSPNEPRSDDAADKSKSSEKYHGRAKALKRDELREHGPGEGATKRHRASMTPERSNDADKDHGELPVKRRRLDVESTDKSLKQPSSADGRQHKSSLPRDPSAKLSRKDREEGRDRRDPQHPAGAKAGTGKSIKVKSEDADVHMLDMVQAQVPVVPDASSSRKVQDEQVKKKEMEEIRVTEVAKEDERKRIQAEEKKKRDAEESRRKAEEEQARKAEAEKRKREEEEARKRQEQADRERREAEIAARRREEARLRLEEERRRKKEAEEQKRREQEEQLRREQLEREVAEAARKQREEEESRERERRERLHREELERKRAAREAEQRRLHEEQERCRLDKLPPLLRWLDTCPNPKLPAVAQRFARLLGCRYDTIHPETTGTEVGREQWVLNTDVALLLGEKDLNLSRYTGWSRTPASKLAKLTVWGTEGIRYALIEHKWWDLGQQLPGYYDGRKPSSLRTLELDLLRKAAWERFLALDMFFVKVSDLLYTIPNVPHLLNIKVAVEYRELFESEADAAKWTVTKSKWKKDPGAAKYHGHAPRNQYFVNGVFVGEDIASGYQISRTPFPENRVPRRGLVRVSRDDPDYERLCKEQGLQHLLEEQQTPASVPNGLLSSPASQTTAAPEAALVNGTTSHSTAHEHVNGVDAAGESTANGVQNQ; from the exons ATGGATGCGCAGAATGCTGCCGAGTCGACCCAGACGAGGCCTGCTGGCGCTCCTTcccctcggcagcggcgaagCTCTGGGCCGGACCAGaaggcatcctcgccgacccACCTGAAGGCCCCGTGGCCGAAGTCTGCAAGTTACAatgcggccgcctcgccttCCGCCCATGATGGCTCGCCGACATCGCATCCCGACGACCATGCCGACGACCGCGACTCGGACGCCGAGACCATCGTCCTGCCTGGTAAACATGCCCGCTCTCCCTCCAAGGCCCGCAAGGTTCGCCAGGAGGATAAGAGTGAgagcgacgccgaggccggcaagcGCCGCAAACCCAGCCAAATACCCATcagcgacgatgccgacccGAGCAACGGCAGCAACGAAGGCGACGCCAAGGCCCCAGTCTCCGCCGGCGCCCCTGGCAGCAACCTGAACGTGAATAagaagaagcagcagcagcagcagcagcagcaacatcGCCTCTCCGCTTCGGGCTCGGCTGCGCTGGAAAAGgaccgtcgtcctcgcggcaaggacgccggtgccgctTCGGCCTCTCTGAGCTCTGCAcccgcctcgccctctcaAACACCTCATCAAAACCATCACCGACAGGAGCGGCAGGAGCGGCAGGAGCggcaggagcagcaggagccGCCGCAACGACAGCAGCAGGTTCATCGCAGGCATCGCTCTGATGTCGGCCTCTCTTCTCTTTCCGACTCCGATCAACATTCATCACACAAGGCATCGTCAAAATCATTCCTACGCGACAAACTCAAGCCCGGCGAGCGACCTCTGCCCCACAAACGAAAAGCCCCCAAGACGGAATCCGATGACGAGGCGGATGCTCGCAAGCCCAGCCGTCAACGCACCACCAGCGCTGGcctggacgtcgacggcaggcgCCCATCCAAGACACCCTTGAAGGCCCCGCCGGACTCCCGTGCGAGGTCGATTTCGCCCCAAAACCGacaccgtcgacggagcaCTTCAACACACCTGCCCCCGAATTCATCAAATAGCATCTATCACAAGAAGAAGCAGCTGCCTCCACCTCTCCAGTCCGTGAGCTATCACTCCGACTCCTCCGACAGCGAGTCCCTGCAACCGCGCACCTCGAAGCTGCGCAACCTTGCCACTTCGACGGCAGCCGATTCGGCCATCTCCCCGGCCAAGATGGCACCCCACAAGAAACATCTCGACGCTCACGGCCAGACCCTCTTGGCGCGCGCCTGTGCGCGTGCCGAGTACGACAACGCGAAGAAGCGACTCCATGAGCGGCCCGAGGATTTGAACGTCGCAGATTACGCCGGCAACACGCCGCTCCAGATCGCCGCCATTAATGGCTGCGAGGATATTGTGAAGCTGTTGATCGATGCTGGCTGCAACCTCGACTGTGTCAACTACGACAAAGACACTCCGTTgctggatgccgtcgacaacggccacctcggcgtcATCAACCTTCTTTTGGCCGCTGGCGTGAACCCTCGCAAGGCGAACGtcaacggcgaggagccGCTGGATCGTGTCACGGATGAGACGGAAAATGCCAATGAAATCCGTACCGTGCTTCTCGAGGCCCGAAAACGTGCCGGAGATCGACGGGGCCGAACCTCGGAGGACCGCAACTCGCATCACGACAACTTGGACGCACATGCTCCCGACAGTCCTCGCCGCTCCCCGACCGGCACCGCGGCACTCTCGACCGGCCGCAGGGCCGGCACCGTTCGCTCCACCAAGACGAGGAACGACTTGCTCTACATGCCCTTGGACGACAAGACGTTGCGCCAAGCGGCCGGGCGCGGCGATGAGGAAACCGTCGCGCGCATATTGCAAGTGAAGGAAAAGTTTGATGATCCGGAAACCATggtggccgccgcccgaggcggccacgATCTCGTCCTgcagctgctgctcggcctcggcaacgccaacgccgaccCCAGCCCGGTTCCGTCACTTACGCCCGAGctggcgacgccgatgctcgccgccatcggccaggAGAACATCAAAGTCATCGAACTCCTGTTGGAGCAGCAAGGCTTCGACCCGACTCGCCGGTTCAAGGGCGAGACCTACTACGAGATtgcgcggcgtcgaggaggcccgaATGGccacgaggaggagcagaagtTGAAGAATGCCTATGACGAGTATAAGCGCTCGCATCGGGACACCCTGAAGCTTAAATCTCCCGGAGGACGGCTTGAGCGCGAAAGGGAACGAGAGTCacggcgagacgacggcaaAGACGTCTCCCGGCCTCTGAAGCGAAACCACTCGAGCCCAACCCTCGAAGTCGACCCTAAGAAGAAGCTCGCCTCCGCTTCCAAGCTGACGAGTCCCCGTGAAAAGAAGAGGTCCAATTCGCTCGCAAATCGTGGCGAGGATGATCATCCAAAGCGTGTCGTCGAACGTGTCAGGAAAGACGCGGCAAACGTCTCCGACCGAGAAGTCTCACCGGCAAGGCCTCACAAGCCCAAGGCCGTGCGCGCCGAGTCGGATCTCACGGCCCTGTCGTCCGAGGGAGAAGCTGCCAAGCCTCGAAGGAAGCTCGTCTCCAAGGGCGAGCTGAGCCGAGAACGCGACAAGCAGAAGCGCGCCTTCAAGGATCCATCGAGCCCGAACGAGCCACGaagcgacgacgcggccgacaaGAGCAAGTCGTCGGAAAAGTATCACGGCAGGGCCAAGGCGCTGAAACGAGACGAGCTCCGAGAGCATGGACCTGGCGAGGGTGCAACCAAGAGGCACCGAGCCAGCATGACGCCCGAGAGGTCGAACGATGCCGACAAGGATCACGGCGAATTACCGGTCAAGCGGCGACGGCTTGACGTGGAGAGCACGGACAAGTCCCTGAAACAGCCTTCCTCGGCAGACGGCCGTCAACATAAATCCAGCCTGCCACGCGACCCTTCTGCGAAGCTCTCCAGAAAGGACCGCGAGGAAGGGAGGGACCGGCGGGACCCCCAGCATCCCGCCGGCGCAAAGGCCGGAACCGGCAAGTCGATCAAGGTCAAGTCCGAAGATGCCGACGTCCACATGCTTGATATGGTACAAGCCCAAGTTCCCGTTGTTCCCGACGCCTCCAGCTCCAGAAAGGTCCAGGACGAGCAggtgaagaagaaggagatggaggagatTCGCGTCAccgaggtggccaaggaAGACGAGCGCAAACGGATCCAGGCGGAGGAAAAGAAGAAGCGCGACGCCGAAGAGTCACGGAggaaggcggaggaggagcaggctcGCAAGGCGGAGGCGGAAAAGAGGAAGcgcgaagaagaagaggcGCGCAAGCGACAAGAGCAGGCAGACCGCGAGCGTCGAGAGGCCGAGATTGCTGCGCGACGACGCGAGGAGGCAAGGCTacggctcgaggaggagaggaggcggAAGAAGGAAGCGGAGGAGCAGAAACGACGCGAGCAAGAGGAGCAGCTGCGCAGGGAGCAGCTCGAACGCGAGGTCGCCGAAGCGGCTCGGAAGCagcgcgaggaggaggaaagcAGGGAACGGGAACGGCGAGAACGTCTTCACCGGGAAGAGCTGGAACGGAaacgagctgctcgagagGCGGAACAGAGGCGACTCCACGAGGAACAGGAGCGATGCCGGCTGGACAAGCTTCCACCACTGCTGCGATGGTTGGATACGTGTCCGAATCCCAAGCttcccgccgtcgcccagaGGTTCGCCCGCTTGCTCGGCTGCCGCTACGACACAATCCACCCGGAGACGACTGGGACCGAGGTCGGTCGCGAACAGTGGGTTCTCAACACGGACGtcgcgctgctgctgggcgagAAAGATCTGAACCTCTCGAGAT ATACCGGGTGGTCAcggacgccggcgagcaAGCTGGCTAAATTGACCGTTTGGGGAACCGAGGGTATTCGCTACGCGCTGATCGAACACAAGTGGTGGGATCTTGGACAACAGCTTCCCGGGTACTACGACGGACGTAAGCCGTCAAGCCTGCGCACGCTGGAACTAGATCTGCTCAGGAAGGCGGCGTGGGAGAGGTTTCTTGCCTTGGACATGTTCTTCGTGAAG GTGTCCGATCTCCTATACACGATACCCAACGTTCCGCACCTTCTGAACATCAAAGTTGCGGTCGAGTATCGAGAGCTGTTCGAAAGCGAAGCGGATGCTGCCAAGTGGACCGTGACCAAGTCGAAGTGGAAGAAGGATCCCGGGGCGGCCAAGTACCACGGTCACGCGCCGCGCAACCAGTACTTTGTCAacggcgtcttcgtcgggGAGGACATTGCCAGTGGGTACCAGATCAGCAGGACGCCGTTTCCGGAGAATCGCGTGCCGAGACGGGGATTGGTTCGCGTCTCGCGAGACGACCCGGACTACGAACGCCTATGCAAGGAGCAGGGTCTGCAACACttgctcgaggagcagcagacTCCTGCGTCGGTGCCGAATGGCCTTTTGTCATCTCCTGCGAGTcagacgacggccgctccgGAGGCTGCCCTCGTAAACGGAACGACCAGCCATTCCACCGCACACGAGCATGTTAACGGCGTTGATGCGGCGGGTgagtcgacggcgaacgGTGTTCAAAACCAGTGA